TTCTGGGTATTGTAGGCGAGTCGGGAAGCGGCAAGAGCGTGACCTCCATGTCGATCCTGCGGCTGCTGGCAGACACGGCCCGGATCAAAGAGGGAAAAATTGTTTTTGACGGCACAGATCTTCTGGGCCTTTCGAAAAAAGAGCTGCGGCAGATCCGGGGCGAAAAGATCTCCATGATTTTCCAGGATCCCATGTCCTCCCTGAACCCGCTCATTCCGGTGGGCAAGCAGGTGGCGGAGATGATCCGGGAGCATCATCCCGGCCGGAGCAAGGAAGAGATTAGAAAAGAAGTGCTGGCGCTTTTTGAAAAAGTGCGGATCCCGGAGCCGGAGCGCCGGTATAAATGCTATCCCCATGAGTTTTCCGGCGGTATGCGGCAGCGTGTCATGATCGCCATGGCACTGGCCAACAAGCCGGAACTGCTGATCGCCGATGAGCCCACCACAGCGCTGGACGTGACGATCCAGGATCAGATCTTAAAACAGCTGCGGGAGCTGGAAAAAGAATACGGTACCAGCATCATTTTCATCACCCACGATCTGGGGGTAGTGGCGGAGCTGTGTGACCGGGTTATTGTCATGTACGGCGGTCTGGTCATGGAGGAAGCCTCTATTTTCGATATTTTTGAACAGCCGAAGCACCCGTACACCATGGGCCTTCTGGCATCCATTCCGGATCTGCATCAGGATAAAAGCGTGCGGCTCATGCCGATCCCGGGCTCCCCGCCGGATATGACCAATCCGCCCAAGGGATGTCCCTTCGCGCCCCGCTGTCCCTATGCGAGAAACATCTGTGCGGCGGAGCTTCCGGAATTTACCGAGGTGGGAGAGAACCATCACTCCCGGTGCTTCCTGCTCTATCCGGACGCACCGGCCGACGAGAATAACCCATTTCGCAGTAAGGAGTAAGTCATGAGTGAATATATTTTGGAGGTCAGAGACCTCACGAAGCATTTTAAAGCGGGGGGCAAGCAGATCGTCCACGCGGTGGACGGCGTCAGCTTTTCGCTGGAGAAGGGAAAAACGCTGGGCATCGTGGGAGAGTCCGGCTGCGGCAAATCCAGCTGCGCCAGAACCATTATCCGCATGTATGATCCCACGGCGGGCCAGATCATCCTGGACGGCGACGACATCACGAACCTGCATCAGAAGCAGTTAAAGCCCTACCGGCGGAAAATGCAGATGATCTTCCAGGATCCGTATGCGTCCCTCAATGCCAGAATGACTGTGCGGGACATCATCGCCGAGCCGCTCATCGCCCACGGCGTGGTCAGCAGCAAGGAACAGGCCAACGACATCGTCTATCCCATGCTGGAGCGGGTGGGCCTGACCAAGGAGCATGCCAACCGGTACGCCCATGAGTTTTCCGGCGGCCAGCGGCAGCGTGTCGGCATCGCCCGGGCACTGGTGCTGGAGCCCCAGCTGGTCATCTGTGACGAGCCCATTTCCGCACTGGATGTGTCCATCCAGGCCCAGGTCATCAACCTGCTGAAGGATTTCCAGGAGGAAAAGAAGGTTTCCTACCTGTTCATCGCCCATGATCTTTCCATGGTGCGCTATGTGTCAGACGATGTGGGCGTCATGTATCTGGGACAGATGGTGGAGCTGTGCGAGGCGGACGAGATCTATGCCCATCCGCTGCACCCGTACACCAAGGGACTGCTGGGCAGTATCCCCATCGCCAATCCCCGTCTGGCCAGACAGAAAGAGAAGAGCAGTATCGAGGGCGACATTCCCAGTCCCATCAACCCGCCTGCCGGGTGCCGGTTCCACACACGCTGTCCGTATGCGAAGCCGGAGTGTGCACAGGAAAAGCCCCAGATGAAGGATGTGGGCGGCGGCCATATGGTGGCGTGCCATTTGTTCTGATTAATACCATGAGCATAAAAGTGAAGCGTATGCTTCGTGATATGCGAATGTTGTGGATGGATTGTGGGAGCGCGAAGCACGGAGCAATCCATGTGATGTGTTTACGAGTTTGAGGGAATACAAGCGTTCCCTGAAACATAAATTTTCCAAAAGGAGGAGAAGTGTAGTTATGAAAAAGAAGTTAAGCCTGCTTCTGACAGCTGCTCTGGCAGCATCCGCAGTGATGACCGGCTGCGGCGGAAGCGACAACAGCGCAAGCGAGCCTCAGACCATCGATGATATCCAGTCTGAGGAAGCAGACGGCGAAGAGAGCACAGCAGCGGGGGAGCTGGCTGATGCACAGGAACTCACCTTCGTTCTGAACAATGAGCCAGATGGAATCGACCCGAACGTGACCAACAATTCCTTTGCGGTACCGTTCCTGGTGAACTGCTTCGAAGGTCTGGTGACCTACAACGAGAAGGGCGAGGTTGTGGCAGGTAATGCGGAGAGCTGGGAGTCCAACGATGACCTGACTGTATACACCTTCCACTTGAGAGATGGACTGAAGTGGAGCGATGGCAGCGATCTGACCGCCAATGACTATGTATATTCCGCACTGCGTGTCCTGACACCGGCAACTGCCGGCCAGTATGTGAACATGATTTCTGATTATGTGGTAAATGCAGAAGAATTTTACAACGGAACTGCAAAGGCAGAGGATGTGGGAATCAAGGCTGTGGATGAAAAAACACTGGAGTTCACCCTGAAATCTCCCTGCCCGTACTTCGTTGACCTGGTAAGCATGTGGGTATATTTCCCGGTACAGGAAGCAACCATCGAGGCAAACGGTGACAAATGGACCAACCAGGCTGACACCTACATCTGCAACGGCCCCTTCAAGATTACGGAGATGAAGATGGGTGAGAGTGTTGTCCTTGAGAAGAACGAGAACTACTGGGATGCAGCGAATGTAACGCTGGAGAAGCTGACTTACCGTTATATTCTGGATACTTCCACCGCACTGACGGCTTATGAAAACGGTGAGGTAGACGGTGTCCGCACCATTCCTGCCAGCGATGTTGCCCGTTTGCAGGCTGACAACGCCGGTGTGGTAACCGCACCCAGCTATGGTACGGTATACTATAACATCAACTGCAGCGCAGCACCGTATGACAATCCACTGGTAAGAAAAGCACTTTGCCTGGCTGTTGACCGGGATTCTCTCATCAACAACGTGGCGCAGCTGGATGCAGAGCCTGCTTACAGCTTCCTGGCACCGGGCTATGTGGTAGACGGCAAGGACATTACTGAAGGTCGTTCTGACTTCGGTCTTTCTGAAAAAGCAGATCCGGAAGCTGCCAAGGCAGCACTGGCCGAGGCCGGATATCCGGATGGAGAGGGCTTCCCGACAGTGAAGCTGACGTTCTATTCTGATGACAACGTAAAGAAGATTGCAGAAGCAATCAAGGAAATGTGGGAGCAGAATCTGGGTATTACGGTTGAAGTAAGCTCCGCTGACTGGGCAGTATATTATGATTCCATTCAGAGTGGAAACTATGAGATCGGAGCGATGGGATGGAGTGCAGACTATGTCAATCCCATGAGTTTCCTGCCGCTTCTGTATACAGATGATGTGACCAATAACGCATTCTACAGCAACCCGGACTACGATGCCATCGTAGATCAGATCAAGGTAGAGAAGGATCCCGCCAAGTTCGCAGAGCTGGTAAAACAGGCTGACGAGCTGGTATCCGCAACCTACCCGGTTGTTCCGCTGTACTACAAGTCTAACAACTACCTTTTAAAAGACTACGTACAGGGCGTTTACATGACATCCTCCTCCAACCTGTACTTCAAGAACGCATCCGTTCTTGCAAAGTAAGAGGCGAAAGGTGAAATGCACGATCACGACGGAAGGCTTCGGGGATATGGTCTTTGAACTGTACCCCGACCTTGCGCCGATCACGGTAAAAAACTTTGTGGACACGGCCAGAAGCGGTTTCTATGACGGCCTGGCCTGGTGCCGCATTGTGAAAGACTATGTGATCCAGGGCGGATCCCCCGACAATGACATCATGACAGACAGTGACTGGCATATTAAAGGGGAATTCGAGGAAAACGGCATCGCCAATCCCATCCCCCACAAGCGGGGCGCCATCTCCATGGCAAGGGATGACGGCTACGATACCGCCGGTACCCAGTTTTTTGTCGTCCATCAGGACGCCCATAAGCTGGACGGCCGCTATGCCGCCTTCGGGGAAATGATCTCCGGCTTCGAAGTGCTGGATCAGATCGCCGCACTGCCCACCTCCGGGTCTGAGACCTGGAACAAGCCGGATGTCATGCCGGTCATGAGCAGGGTCAGGATAGAGGAATAAAAGAAAATAAAAGGACTGCAAAGCGCAGCGTGGGACAGGATATCGTGAGAGCGGTATCCTGTTTTTCTGTTTGCACCAGGTAAACTTTTCGGGTATACTGGAAACAGATGGAGATAGATGGGACGGAATGAAAATGTCAAAGAAGAATGAAAAAGATTATCTTTACCTGATCTGGAAAGCAGAAAAAAACGGTAAGCGATATATTGTGGGACAGCTGGCAAAAAATGGCGAATATGAGTTTCGATATTATGAGAAAGAAATCAGAGAGGCAATAAAGGAAGGATTTGAACCGTTTTTTTGCTTTAGAGAGCTGGACAAAGTATATACAGATACGGTGCTTTTTCCTGTTTTTGCAAGTCGCCTGCCGGATCGAAAACGAAAAGACATTGATAAAATTCTGCAAAAATACGGGTTGAAAGAATTTGACGAATATGAGTTGTTGAAAAAGAGTGGGGCCAGATTGCCAATAGATAATCTGGAATTTATTGTTCCGCACATGGCAAAGGAACCTGCTTTTGCTTTGGGAGGGGAAAACAGAGATGAATGAAGCTTTTGTAGAATTTATGGAAGATATGAAATTATGGTGTATAGCAGAGCAGCGAGACGGTACGAAGACAATGGATTTCGAAGATTTTGTAAAACAGGAAGGTTTTTCTATGGAGGAACTGAAAAAATTAGCTGAAAGCATAGAACTTGAATAAAGATGGAAAAGGAAATCCGCCTCAGGATCGAACGGGTGATGATATCACCGGGGATTCTGGTGCGGATTTTTGTATAAATTTTTATTTAATGCAGAGCAATACAATAAAAGCGACGACAAAAATAATGATTGTTGGAAGCCAGATAAAAAAGCGTTTCCGTGATTGACCGACAAGATTCTTCTCTGCCAGATCGTCTAAAATGGTGGTGCGAAGCAGTGTGAGAAGAAAACTGATGCCACCGACGGTGATCAGATTGTATCCTACAAAACTGCGCAGAGTAGATTCGTTTTCCAACAACTTTACATTAGTAGAAATCAAGCTGAAGATTGCTACGAAAACAGCAAGAATAGCCAGTACATTTGCATAGATAGATTTCTCAATTCCTTTGATATCATCTGCTTTTTCTTCTAACTGTCGAATCTGTTTTTCATAACTTTTCTTGTAGCCACTTAAACCTGTATACGTTCCAATCTCATCCTTGAACGTACCGTTGTAGGGATGATCAGCAGAACTGCTTAACTGTTCAAAAATAATCATAGCATGGCTTTCGCCGGATGTAAGGCTGATCTCATTGGAAGAAATATTGGTCAGGCGAAAAAATACCCGTGTAACATGCCCCGGCTGATAGACAGGTGCTGTCACGGAAAGTCCCTGACGAATCCGGCTATTTCGTCCCTGTACGATAGCTGCCATATTATCAGGCATGTGAATGATCTCCTCGGCGGAAACCATGACGGATTCTCCGGGTGTTAAAATCTTTGTATGCTGTTCGCCGTTCTCATCAAAAAATGCTTTTGATCTTAAATCATATCCAATATTTGTCACGCAGTCTGGATCATAGGTATCATTCTGAATCAGATCATGATTTGCAATCAAATCTGAAAGATCGTGGTCTGTTAAAATCATAGGTCTGCCTCCGTTCTTTCTTTGCTTAAATTATAACGCAGGTCTGAAAATTTGCAATACTTAAAACATCAATCTGTCAGATTTTTGAGGAATGATAAAAGTAAAAATGACGAGGATTTAGCTTACATATCAGAATGCGCTGTTTTACAGACAGTCTCTTCTTTCCGGGCGACGAGCCCTTCCGCAATGACAGTCAGTGACTCAAGCTGTCTGTCATCCAAATGTTTCAGATACTGGATCAGGGTGTGAAGCTTCTCTGGATTAGTGGTTTCTGTATCAAAGAAATCCTGAGGCGTAATAGAGAGAAATTCACAGATATAGAAAAAATTCGTCATAGTAGGGAATGCTTTGCCATTTTCAATGGTGTTGATATATCCGGGGTTTTGGCCGATAGACAGACTCATGTCTCTGGCTGAAACTCCTTTTTTTATGCGAAGCTGGGTGAGACGTCGGGCGAAATCTTCTTCATACATGTGCAATCACCGTCCTTTCGTCATATTGTATCGAATAAAGTTGTCAAAAGTGATGGGATATATCTGTTATTATCGTTGAAATATCGTATTATATGTGATACAATCAGAAATAACGAGTGAAAGAATACAATATTTTACAGAAAATGTAAAAAAAAGAAAAAATGTTGAAGTTTGTTAAGAAGACTCTGTTTTGAGAAAAGATAGGATGCAGTGATGGAATTAACAAATGAGATGATGTTTTATGGAGGGATGATTCTTGCGGCAGTGAGTGCAGTGGGAATCGTTGTATATGCACTGATCGCGCGTATGCGGAAGATGCGTCTGGATATGCAGTTTGATCAGGAATATGGGGAGATAAAGAAGGATCATTCATGACACAGGTAATCGCCGGAACATATGAGATTATCGGCAAGATTGGTTCTGGAGGCGGCGGTGATGTTTATCTGGCACATCATCTTCGCCTGAATAAGAAGGTGGTCTTGAAAGCCGATAAGAGAAAAATATCCACACCGCCGGAACTTTTGCGGGTAGAGGTAGATGTGCTGAAGCATCTGAGCCACACGTATATTCCACAAGTGTATGATTTCTTCACGGAAAACGACACTGTCTATACGGCGATGGATTATATCGAGGGAGAGAGTTTTGATAAAGCTTTAAAGGAAGGGAAGACTTTCACGCAGGCGCAGGTGATCCGATGGGGGAGACAGCTGCTGGAGGCTCTTTCCTATTTGCACAGGCCGATTCACGGGGATCCGCCCCACGGTTACACCCACAGTGATATCAAACCGGCAAACCTGATGCTGACACCGCAGGGGGATATCCGGCTGATTGATTTCAATATTTCTCTTGCACTTGGCGAAGAGACGATCATCGGGCGAAGCGAAGGCTATGCATCGCCGGAGCACTATGGTCTGGATTTTTCCAACGATGAAGCGTATTCGGGAAAAGGAAGCACTGCGACTGCCCGTTCTGACAGGAATCGAGGCACTTCGGCGCTTCGAAGAGCAGTTTCCACCGTTTCCGGCAGAAGCTCTTCCGGGGCGTACCGTGGAACAACAGGTTCCCATTATCAGCTGATCCGGCCGGATGTGCGTTCGGACATTTACAGTACAGGGGCGACCCTTTATCACCTGCTCAGTGGAAGACGCCCTGCTTCCCATGCGAAAAAGGTGATCCCGCTGTCTGAAAAAGAATTCAGCCCGCAGCTGGTGCACATCATCAGTAAAGCGATGGAGCCCAATCCCAACCTGCGCTACCAGACGGCGGATGAGATGCTGGAAGCCTTTAATCGGATCCGGGAAGATGATATCCGGGCAGTACATATGCGACTTCAGAACCGGATCGTCTATGCATTGCTGACAACATGCTGTGTTCTGGGAGCAGGGGTTTCCTTCCTGGGACTGAAAAAGATGGAGACGATAGAGAGCTGGAAAAAGCTGTCCGAGTATTCCAGAACTGCATTGCAGGAAGGCGATTCGATAATAGCTCTACAGGATGCGCTGGATGCATTGCCCCAGGATTCCTCTGTTTTGCACCCGGGATATATCGCGGAAGCGCAGAAGGCTTTGACGGACGCACTGGGGATTTATGATCTGTCGGACGGGTATCGCCCGCAGGGAACATTGGAGTTGCCCTCGGCTCCTTTTTTCATGGAGATATCGCCGGATGGCAGAACAGCAGCGTTTGTCTGTGCCGTCGGTGTGCAGGTGTATAATCTTGCTTCCAGGTCTTTGCTGGAGGAGCTGCCTGCTGCGGATTCAGCACTGGCAGAGGTTGCTTATCTGGATACGGATACTCTCATATATGCGGGGCAGCAGGGACTGACCCGGTATGGCATTTCAGAGGAAAAGACAGTATGGACAGGACAGAAGGCCACAGCAATCGGCATTTCACAGGATGGAAAAACCGTTGCTTCTATATATAAGGATGACACGCAGGTCAATATCACGGATGCGGACAGCGGGAAAGTCCGGGCGGTGATCAATCTGCAGGGCAGACATCCATCGGTGACAGCCAATGATGTGTTTGCAAATCCCAACGACAATCTGCTGGCGCTGAACCAGGACGGCACTTTAGCTGCCGTCAGTATGTCAGACGGTTCGCTGGAAATCTTTGATCTCAGAAATGGAGAGAAAGATGTCGTTATTTATGAGTCTGGCTCTGGTTACACCCATTTTGAGGGTGGTTTTTACGATCATTACTTTGCATGCGCAGCGTCCAACACAGACAGCTCTGTGTTTCTGGTGGTGGACATGAACACCCTGCGGCAGACAGGCGGCTTTGCTTCCGACAGCCGTTTCAGTGTGCAGACCGATGCCAGCGGTATCTATGTGCAGACAGACAATCTGCTGGTGCAGATCGATCCGGCCACAGGAGAGCAGCGACCTCTTGTGACGACAACAGAGAATATCCTTGCCTATGCCACAGGCGGGGAGCATACGCTGATCGCTTCCCAAGACCGGTTGTCTTTCTATGATAAAAATGCACTGGAGATCGATGCCTGTGCGCAGACGGAAGAGGCCGATTTTGTGGGGCTGTCCAATGGTACGGCGGTGATTGGCAGCAGGAGCACGCCGACCATTCGCCTGATGGCCTATGAAAATCATCAGGAGGCGGAGATTTTTTCCTATGATCCGTCTTATCAGCACAGCGAGGCAAGGGTCAGCGCAGACGGAGAGAGGATCATGCTTTTCTCCTGGAAAAATTTTCGGATTTATGACAGAAACGGCAATCTGATCCATGAGGCAGACATCCCGGACGCAGATCAGATTTTCGATCAGCAGTTTCGAAGACAGGGAGAGGATTCCTGGCTGGAAGTGATTTATAACGACGGCAGGTCGCTGTTATACCGGGTGTCGGACGGCACGCTGGAAAAAGAGACCAGAAGCACAGCGCCGGATCGCAGTCTGTATGAAGAGTTCACGGTCAATGGCCTGAAAATCACTTCGCCGTTGCACGGTGCACCGACGGCCTATGATGCCAAAACCGGCAAACGGGTGGGTGTCCTTTCCGAGGAAGATTATCTTACCTATGTGACGTCGGTGGGAGAAAACTTTGTGGCACAGTTTACGACGGCAGACGGATATTTTTATGGCCAGCTGCTGAATGCGGACTGCGAGGTGCTGGCGGAATTTCCGTATCTGTGTGATGTGATCAATAATGTGTTGATTTTCGATTATCCGACGGGTGATTTGCGACAATCACGCATTTATGATACAGAGCAGCTGATCTCGGCTGCCCATACTGTTCTTGGAAAGGAACAATAAAAACTATTACTTTATGACAGGAGGACGAGAAAGTGAGATTCATGAAGAAGGTAGTGGCATTCACCATGGCTGTGATGCTGCTCATTCCGTCTGTGGCAGTCAATGCAGAAGAACCTCAGGTTCTTGGTGTGCAGGCTGCAGAACAGCTAGGCCAGGAGCCGACGGCTGCCGATACGAATACTGGCACAGATGAGAAAAAAGACAATGAGACACCTGCTGTCGGTGATACCGCGGATGAAAATGCGGCACAGCCGGAGGAAAAGCAGGGAAATGCTTCTGAAGAGGGAAAAGATGCGCCGGAAGCAGAAGCACAGGAAGAAGAGAAGCTTCCTGAGGAAGAGCAAGTGCAGAAAGAGGAAGAAGCGCTTCCTAAAAACGGAGCTTCCGAGGAAGGAAAGCCGCAGGATATTGAGAATGTTCAGTTCAACACAGGGGATTATGTGTGGACGATTGTAAATGAGGACGATTTCAACACCTACGAGTACGGCGACGGATATTTCGAGGAAGATGGCAGCTATACCATCAATATCCCTGAGCTGAATCCGTTCTTCCCCTATGAGGTACAGTTCACCAGCAACGGAAAGACGGAAAACAAGTGGTTCCAGTCCCCGGACGACACCGTGGAAGTGGGCGGACATATTTTCAAGGTAGCTGCAAACTTTGACGGAACCGGCATCACACAGATGAGCATGGAAGTGGCCGGGGATACCGTTGTGGTATATCCGGAGGAGAAAACCTTCACCAATGATGGAGACGGGGTACAGGAGATGTCACTGATTCCGTTGGAAAAGAGAAATCTGCGTGTTGACCTGCAGGGGTATACACCCGTTGAGTTGACGAAGGTTAAGGTAAAGACGATTGTAGAAAGCCTGAATTTGTCAGATGATGTAAAAATTGCCTGGAAAAATGAGCGGTACAATGAATATAGTCTGAAAAATCTTGAAGATGAAGTGGATTTAAGCTACAGCGCATTGAGTGGTGGAAAAATCTGGGAGATGATTGTTGGTGACGGTGACCAGTTAAACAGCAATAATGTTCGGTACAAGCTGAATGTTTTGGCAACAAACAGTTCTCAATGGTTAGGCGCAACAGTCTATGTGGAAGATGCGAATCATGTTAGAAAAGAAAAAAGTATACATCAGATTACGAGCAGTGGAAGTTTTGCATCTTATTGGTCTTCAAGCAAGGGAAATGAACAATATACAGAAAATTATTTGAGAATCAATCTTGATGAAGATTGCGCTGGGGAAGATACATTTTTTAACATTACTTTAAGCAAGGACGCTTATAGTAAAACTCAAATTGATCATGTAAGTATATTAGAAGGAAATTTTACTACTCAAAACGAAGAATTTATAAAAAATTATGGTAAAGATGATGATATCACATCTCAAATCATGGGTGTAGATATGTCTCAAAGTATGGCCGGATATAAAAAGAATAACAGCAGTTATTTTACGATAGTTGCTTATGATGGAACCGGAAAGATCATAGGAATTTTACCGGTAGAGTTCTATATAAGTGGGCCTAATATTAAACAGAGGTTTCTCGTGCGGGGATATTTACCAGACTCATCTTTAGATGCTTCGTATGTTGCAGGTGGAAACTGGTATGGAGAAACGAGAATGTGGATTTCACTTGATCGTGAATATCCACTTGATACAAAACTTGCAATGGTCATGCAGAG
Above is a window of Oscillospiraceae bacterium NTUH-002-81 DNA encoding:
- a CDS encoding HipA N-terminal domain-containing protein codes for the protein MGQLAKNGEYEFRYYEKEIREAIKEGFEPFFCFRELDKVYTDTVLFPVFASRLPDRKRKDIDKILQKYGLKEFDEYELLKKSGARLPIDNLEFIVPHMAKEPAFALGGENRDE
- a CDS encoding WD40 repeat domain-containing serine/threonine protein kinase, producing MTQVIAGTYEIIGKIGSGGGGDVYLAHHLRLNKKVVLKADKRKISTPPELLRVEVDVLKHLSHTYIPQVYDFFTENDTVYTAMDYIEGESFDKALKEGKTFTQAQVIRWGRQLLEALSYLHRPIHGDPPHGYTHSDIKPANLMLTPQGDIRLIDFNISLALGEETIIGRSEGYASPEHYGLDFSNDEAYSGKGSTATARSDRNRGTSALRRAVSTVSGRSSSGAYRGTTGSHYQLIRPDVRSDIYSTGATLYHLLSGRRPASHAKKVIPLSEKEFSPQLVHIISKAMEPNPNLRYQTADEMLEAFNRIREDDIRAVHMRLQNRIVYALLTTCCVLGAGVSFLGLKKMETIESWKKLSEYSRTALQEGDSIIALQDALDALPQDSSVLHPGYIAEAQKALTDALGIYDLSDGYRPQGTLELPSAPFFMEISPDGRTAAFVCAVGVQVYNLASRSLLEELPAADSALAEVAYLDTDTLIYAGQQGLTRYGISEEKTVWTGQKATAIGISQDGKTVASIYKDDTQVNITDADSGKVRAVINLQGRHPSVTANDVFANPNDNLLALNQDGTLAAVSMSDGSLEIFDLRNGEKDVVIYESGSGYTHFEGGFYDHYFACAASNTDSSVFLVVDMNTLRQTGGFASDSRFSVQTDASGIYVQTDNLLVQIDPATGEQRPLVTTTENILAYATGGEHTLIASQDRLSFYDKNALEIDACAQTEEADFVGLSNGTAVIGSRSTPTIRLMAYENHQEAEIFSYDPSYQHSEARVSADGERIMLFSWKNFRIYDRNGNLIHEADIPDADQIFDQQFRRQGEDSWLEVIYNDGRSLLYRVSDGTLEKETRSTAPDRSLYEEFTVNGLKITSPLHGAPTAYDAKTGKRVGVLSEEDYLTYVTSVGENFVAQFTTADGYFYGQLLNADCEVLAEFPYLCDVINNVLIFDYPTGDLRQSRIYDTEQLISAAHTVLGKEQ
- a CDS encoding ATP-binding cassette domain-containing protein; this translates as MSEYILEVRDLTKHFKAGGKQIVHAVDGVSFSLEKGKTLGIVGESGCGKSSCARTIIRMYDPTAGQIILDGDDITNLHQKQLKPYRRKMQMIFQDPYASLNARMTVRDIIAEPLIAHGVVSSKEQANDIVYPMLERVGLTKEHANRYAHEFSGGQRQRVGIARALVLEPQLVICDEPISALDVSIQAQVINLLKDFQEEKKVSYLFIAHDLSMVRYVSDDVGVMYLGQMVELCEADEIYAHPLHPYTKGLLGSIPIANPRLARQKEKSSIEGDIPSPINPPAGCRFHTRCPYAKPECAQEKPQMKDVGGGHMVACHLF
- a CDS encoding peptidylprolyl isomerase; this encodes MKCTITTEGFGDMVFELYPDLAPITVKNFVDTARSGFYDGLAWCRIVKDYVIQGGSPDNDIMTDSDWHIKGEFEENGIANPIPHKRGAISMARDDGYDTAGTQFFVVHQDAHKLDGRYAAFGEMISGFEVLDQIAALPTSGSETWNKPDVMPVMSRVRIEE
- a CDS encoding helix-turn-helix transcriptional regulator, whose translation is MYEEDFARRLTQLRIKKGVSARDMSLSIGQNPGYINTIENGKAFPTMTNFFYICEFLSITPQDFFDTETTNPEKLHTLIQYLKHLDDRQLESLTVIAEGLVARKEETVCKTAHSDM
- a CDS encoding peptide ABC transporter substrate-binding protein; its protein translation is MKKKLSLLLTAALAASAVMTGCGGSDNSASEPQTIDDIQSEEADGEESTAAGELADAQELTFVLNNEPDGIDPNVTNNSFAVPFLVNCFEGLVTYNEKGEVVAGNAESWESNDDLTVYTFHLRDGLKWSDGSDLTANDYVYSALRVLTPATAGQYVNMISDYVVNAEEFYNGTAKAEDVGIKAVDEKTLEFTLKSPCPYFVDLVSMWVYFPVQEATIEANGDKWTNQADTYICNGPFKITEMKMGESVVLEKNENYWDAANVTLEKLTYRYILDTSTALTAYENGEVDGVRTIPASDVARLQADNAGVVTAPSYGTVYYNINCSAAPYDNPLVRKALCLAVDRDSLINNVAQLDAEPAYSFLAPGYVVDGKDITEGRSDFGLSEKADPEAAKAALAEAGYPDGEGFPTVKLTFYSDDNVKKIAEAIKEMWEQNLGITVEVSSADWAVYYDSIQSGNYEIGAMGWSADYVNPMSFLPLLYTDDVTNNAFYSNPDYDAIVDQIKVEKDPAKFAELVKQADELVSATYPVVPLYYKSNNYLLKDYVQGVYMTSSSNLYFKNASVLAK